In Nymphaea colorata isolate Beijing-Zhang1983 chromosome 3, ASM883128v2, whole genome shotgun sequence, a genomic segment contains:
- the LOC116249731 gene encoding sphingolipid delta(4)-desaturase DES1-like — MVTANGAEEADGAIATDFFWSETDEPHASRRRQILALYPQIKQLFGPDPFALPKITAVVLLQLWTAASLAESRWLTILAVAYFFGSFLNHNLFLAIHELSHNLAFSTPSYNRWLGIFANLPIGIPMSVTFQKYHLEHHRYQGVDGWDMDVPSQIEARLVTNLFAKSLWVIFQLFFYALRPVFLKPKPPGLWEATNLAVQLALDAALVRFFGWRSLAYLILATFVGGGMHPMAGHFISEHYVFNPRQETYSYYGPLNLLTWHVGYHNEHHDFPRIPGNRLHKVREIAPEFYDKLHSYRSWSQVIYMYLADPTVGPFSRMKRKLSAASKKE, encoded by the exons ATGGTGACGGCGAATGGTGCGGAGGAGGCAGACGGAGCGATCGCGACCGACTTCTTCTGGTCGGAGACAGACGAGCCCCATGCCTCCAGGCGGCGTCAGATCCTCGCTCTCTACCCTCAGATCAAGCAACTCTTCGGCCCAGATCCGTTCGCTCTTCCCAAG ATCACAGCGGTGGTGCTGCTCCAACTGTGGACGGCGGCTTCCCTTGCAGAGTCTCGGTGGTTGACGATTCTGGCCGTCGCCTACTTCTTCGGCTCCTTCCTCAACCACAACCTCTTCCTGGCCATCCACGAGCTGAGCCACAACCTGGCCTTCTCGACGCCGTCCTACAACCGGTGGCTGGGCATCTTCGCCAACCTCCCAATCGGCATCCCCATGTCCGTCACCTTCCAGAAGTACCACCTGGAGCATCACAGATACCAAGGGGTGGACGGGTGGGACATGGACGTTCCTAGCCAAATCGAGGCCCGCCTTGTCACCAACCTCTTCGCCAAGTCTCTGTGGGTTATCTTCCAGCTCTTCTTCTACGCCTTGAGGCCTGTCTTCCTCAAGCCGAAGCCCCCGGGCCTATGGGAGGCCACCAACCTCGCCGTTCAGCTCGCACTCGACGCCGCCCTGGTCCGCTTCTTCGGCTGGAGGTCTCTGGCCTATCTCATCCTCGCCACCTTCGTCGGCGGCGGCATGCACCCGATGGCCGGCCACTTCATCTCCGAGCACTACGTTTTCAACCCGCGGCAGGAGACGTACTCCTACTACGGGCCACTCAACCTGCTCACCTGGCACGTCGGCTACCACAACGAGCACCATGACTTCCCCCGCATCCCCGGCAACAGGCTGCACAAGGTGAGGGAGATCGCGCCGGAGTTCTATGACAAGCTCCATTCCTACAGGTCGTGGAGTCAGGTCATTTACATGTACCTCGCCGACCCGACCGTGGGACCTTTCAGTCGCATGAAGAGGAAGCTATCCGCTGCTTCCAAGAAGGAATAG